In the Pithys albifrons albifrons isolate INPA30051 chromosome 31, PitAlb_v1, whole genome shotgun sequence genome, one interval contains:
- the LOC139684023 gene encoding zinc finger protein ZFP2-like — MEKQAVRKRKRKMPRDPQAGPKVSTESTEDKSYQQNLVAGAVLNGSTAQEVSGEEKPRRSSRIRSSKPSPGFSKEIKPSLSGERGRRVTRSSDLVVQQRRRTQEKRYKCLECGKSFSQSSSLIQHQHVHTGELPYKCGECGKSFRYTSNLSAHRHIHTGEVEGRYKCLECGKSFQNSAHLLIHQRIHTGEKPFSCTDCGKSFNHSSHLVTHRRMHTGERPHKCGKCGKGFQTSSHLHVHQRTHTGERPFRCSDCGKSFSQSSSLVNHRRIHTGERPYKCWECGKSFSQSSSLIAHKPIHTGERPYKCEECGNSFTQSSSLITHKLIHTGERPYKCEECGNSFTQNSRLVSHRRIHTGERPHKCGACGKSFTRTRSLTKHQRTHR; from the exons ATGGAGAAGCAagctgtgaggaagaggaagaggaagatgccccgggacccccaggcag gccccaaAGTGAGCACGGAGAGCACAGAGGACAAATCCTACCAGCAGAACCTCGTGGCAGGGGCCGTTTTGAACGGCTCCACGGCCCAGGAAGTcagtggggaggaaaagccacggAGGTCCTCCAGGATAAGGagctccaaacccagcccagggTTTTCCAAGGAGATAAAACCGAGCCTGAGCGGGGAACGCGGCCGGAGAGTCACCCGGAGCTCTgacctggtggtgcagcagcGGCGTCGCACACaggagaagcgctacaagtgtttggaatgtgggaagagcttcagccagagctccagcCTGATCCAACACCAGCACGTCCACACTGGGGAATTGCCTTACAaatgtggggaatgtgggaagagcttcagatACACCTCCAACCTGAGCGCCCACcggcacatccacactggggaagtGGAAGGTCGCTACAAGTGTCtcgagtgtgggaagagctttcaGAACAGTGCACATCTCCTCATACATCAGAGGATACACACGGGGGAGAAGCCCTTCAGCTGCActgactgtgggaagagcttcaaccaCAGCTCCCACCTCGTCACCCACCGGCGCAtgcacactggggagaggcctcaCAAGTGTGGGAAGTGTGGGAAGGGGTTTCAGACCAGTTCCCATCTCCACGTGCATCAGAGGACgcacacgggggagaggcccttccgctgCTCCGACTGCGGGAAaagcttcagccagagctccagcCTTGTCAATCACCGGCGcatccacaccggggagaggccttacaagtgctgggagtgtgggaagagcttcagccagagctccagcCTCATCGCCCACAAGCCcatccacaccggggagaggccttacAAGTGTGAAGAGTGTGGGAACAGCTTcacacagagctccagcctCATCACCCACAAGCTgatccacaccggggagaggccttaTAAGTGTGAAGAGTGTGGGAACAGCTTCACACAGAACTCCAGACTCGTCAGCCACCGGCGcatccacaccggggagaggccaCACAAGTGCGGGGcgtgtgggaagagcttcacccgGACCCGTTCCCTGACAaaacaccaacggacccaccgCTAA